In a single window of the Acetivibrio clariflavus DSM 19732 genome:
- a CDS encoding exodeoxyribonuclease III produces MTKMISWNVNGIRAAMGKGFLEFFKQEDADIFCIQETKVQEGQITLPLEGYCQYWNYAKKKGYSGVAVFTKVEPVSVSYGIGIEEHDNEGRVITLEFDDYYVITVYTPNSQKGLTRLDYRMKWEDDFLAYLKALERNKPVIVCGDFNVAHKEIDLKNPQSNRKNAGFTDEERSKFDNYINNGFIDSFRYLYPDKTGAYTWWSYMFNARQNNAGWRIDYFLLSDCIKERLKDALIYSEVMGSDHCPVGIIIE; encoded by the coding sequence ATGACAAAGATGATTTCATGGAATGTAAACGGTATAAGGGCGGCAATGGGCAAAGGATTTCTCGAGTTTTTCAAACAGGAAGATGCCGATATATTTTGCATACAGGAGACAAAAGTGCAGGAGGGTCAAATTACACTGCCGTTAGAAGGTTATTGTCAGTATTGGAACTATGCTAAGAAAAAAGGTTATTCAGGTGTTGCTGTTTTTACGAAGGTCGAACCGGTAAGTGTTTCTTACGGAATAGGAATTGAGGAACACGACAATGAGGGTAGAGTTATTACTTTGGAATTTGATGATTACTATGTTATAACAGTGTATACACCCAATTCGCAAAAAGGGCTTACAAGGCTTGATTACCGTATGAAATGGGAAGATGATTTTTTGGCATATTTGAAGGCGCTCGAAAGGAATAAACCTGTTATAGTTTGCGGAGACTTTAATGTGGCCCATAAAGAAATTGATTTAAAGAACCCTCAATCCAACAGGAAAAATGCCGGATTTACCGATGAGGAAAGAAGCAAGTTTGATAATTATATTAATAATGGTTTTATAGACTCTTTCCGTTATCTTTATCCTGATAAAACCGGGGCATATACATGGTGGTCTTATATGTTTAATGCAAGGCAAAATAACGCCGGATGGCGTATAGATTATTTCCTTTTGTCCGATTGTATAAAAGAAAGGCTAAAAGATGCCCTTATATATTCTGAAGTTATGGGATCGGACCACTGCCCTGTGGGGATTATTATTGAATAG
- the asnA gene encoding aspartate--ammonia ligase: MKDGLIIPSNYDPILSVRQTEEAIKKIKDYFENELAKALNLSRVSAPLFVRPETGMNDNLNGVERPVSFDVKGIGGKTVEVVHSLAKWKRMALGKYDFKVGEGLYTDMNAIRRDEDLDNLHSVYVDQWDWERVINKEERNVDTLKDIVRKIYGVLRKTEKFVCSTYPEIPEILPEDIFFITTQELEDLYPSLSPKERENMIAKDKKAVFVMQIGGVLKSGIKHDGRAPDYDDWELNGDIILWYPILNRAFEISSMGIRVDEASLEKQLKEAGCEDRKQLKFHKDLLEKRLPYTIGGGIGQSRICMFFLKKAHIGEVQASIWPDEMIEACEKANIKLL, from the coding sequence ATGAAAGATGGGCTGATAATACCTTCAAATTATGACCCTATATTGTCTGTGAGGCAGACTGAAGAAGCTATAAAAAAGATAAAGGACTATTTTGAGAATGAACTGGCAAAAGCATTAAATTTAAGCCGAGTTTCGGCACCGCTTTTTGTAAGACCGGAAACAGGCATGAATGATAATCTCAATGGTGTTGAAAGACCTGTATCCTTTGATGTAAAGGGAATTGGCGGGAAGACGGTAGAAGTTGTGCATTCTTTAGCGAAATGGAAGCGTATGGCTCTTGGAAAATACGATTTCAAAGTAGGAGAAGGTTTATATACCGATATGAACGCTATAAGAAGGGATGAGGATCTTGATAACCTTCATTCGGTATATGTTGACCAATGGGACTGGGAGCGTGTAATCAATAAGGAAGAAAGAAATGTAGATACATTAAAAGATATAGTAAGAAAAATTTACGGGGTACTGAGGAAAACAGAGAAGTTTGTTTGCAGTACATATCCGGAAATTCCGGAAATTTTGCCGGAAGATATATTTTTTATTACTACTCAGGAACTGGAGGATTTGTATCCTTCACTTTCGCCAAAAGAAAGGGAAAACATGATAGCTAAGGATAAAAAGGCTGTGTTTGTAATGCAGATAGGCGGGGTTTTAAAGTCAGGCATCAAGCATGATGGAAGAGCGCCCGACTATGATGACTGGGAACTTAACGGTGACATTATTCTATGGTATCCCATACTGAACAGAGCCTTTGAAATATCTTCAATGGGAATAAGAGTTGATGAGGCTTCCCTTGAAAAACAGCTTAAAGAGGCAGGATGTGAGGACAGAAAACAGCTTAAGTTCCATAAGGATCTTTTGGAGAAAAGACTCCCTTATACAATAGGAGGCGGAATCGGACAATCGAGAATTTGCATGTTTTTCTTAAAGAAAGCACATATTGGGGAAGTGCAGGCTTCCATATGGCCCGACGAAATGATAGAGGCTTGTGAAAAAGCAAATATAAAATTGTTGTAA
- the pyk gene encoding pyruvate kinase, with translation MRKTKIICTLGPAVDNEDILRKLMLKGMDIARLNFSHGTHEEHKIRVDRLKKIREELNLPVALLLDTRGPEIRLGNFEKGEVVLKEGERFVLVNDDILGDETKCSVSYKELYKDVKKGNRILINDGLVELEVINIKDKDIICEVLNGGTIGNHKGVNVPGVKVNLPSLTEKDIEDIRFGVENDFDFIAASFIRKASDVKDIKKVLEEFSGEDINVIAKIENREAIENVDEIIKVADGIMVARGDLGVEIPVEEVPVVQKMLIEKCYKTGKPVITATQMLDSMIRNPRPTRAEASDIANAIYDGTSAIMLSGETAVGKYPIETLETMAKIARKAEASIDYWDRFQKMQHDFSPNVTNAISHATCTTAQDLKASAIITVTHSGHTARMISRFRPQCPIIATTVSPKVQRQLSLTWGVKPFLVKEASSTDEMFDDGVEKALESDLVRNGDLVVITAGLPIGMSGTTNILKVHLVGKVLVQGTGIGTGTVTGEIRVVRSVEEANENFSDGNILVAHYTTNEMLPIIKRASALVIEEGGQNSHAATVGMALEIPVIIGADNATKILKNGSVVTVDSDRGIVCYGSNINQ, from the coding sequence ATGAGAAAAACCAAGATAATTTGTACATTAGGACCAGCGGTTGACAATGAAGATATTTTAAGAAAATTGATGTTAAAAGGCATGGATATTGCCCGGTTAAATTTTTCCCATGGAACACATGAGGAACACAAAATACGTGTTGACCGTTTGAAAAAGATCAGGGAAGAATTGAATTTACCTGTTGCACTGCTTTTAGATACAAGGGGACCTGAAATCAGACTGGGCAATTTTGAGAAGGGGGAAGTAGTACTAAAAGAAGGCGAAAGATTTGTTTTGGTCAATGATGACATTCTCGGAGATGAAACTAAATGTTCGGTTTCCTATAAGGAATTATATAAGGATGTGAAAAAGGGAAACAGAATTCTTATCAATGACGGGTTGGTGGAACTTGAGGTAATCAATATAAAAGACAAGGATATTATATGTGAAGTCCTAAACGGAGGAACTATTGGTAATCATAAAGGGGTTAACGTTCCTGGAGTTAAAGTTAATTTGCCTTCATTGACTGAAAAGGATATAGAGGATATAAGGTTTGGCGTGGAAAACGATTTTGATTTTATTGCTGCTTCTTTCATTCGCAAAGCCTCTGATGTAAAGGATATAAAGAAGGTTTTGGAGGAGTTTTCCGGCGAAGACATAAATGTAATTGCAAAAATTGAGAACAGGGAAGCTATAGAAAACGTTGATGAAATTATAAAAGTAGCTGATGGAATCATGGTAGCCAGGGGAGATTTGGGGGTTGAAATACCCGTAGAAGAGGTTCCTGTTGTACAGAAAATGCTTATAGAAAAGTGCTACAAGACGGGTAAGCCGGTTATAACTGCTACTCAAATGCTTGATTCCATGATTAGAAATCCCAGACCTACAAGGGCTGAAGCCAGTGACATAGCCAATGCCATTTATGACGGTACCAGTGCTATAATGTTGTCGGGTGAAACGGCAGTAGGCAAATATCCTATAGAAACCCTTGAAACAATGGCAAAGATTGCAAGGAAAGCAGAGGCTTCAATTGATTATTGGGACAGGTTCCAAAAAATGCAGCATGACTTTTCGCCTAATGTAACCAATGCCATAAGTCATGCCACATGTACAACAGCTCAGGACTTAAAAGCTTCTGCCATAATAACGGTAACCCACTCTGGACATACTGCAAGAATGATATCAAGATTCAGACCTCAATGTCCGATAATTGCAACAACGGTATCACCGAAGGTGCAGCGTCAGTTGTCATTAACCTGGGGAGTTAAGCCTTTCCTTGTTAAGGAAGCTTCATCTACCGATGAAATGTTTGATGATGGAGTTGAAAAGGCACTGGAATCTGATCTGGTCAGAAATGGTGACCTGGTTGTAATAACTGCAGGTTTACCTATTGGAATGAGCGGTACCACCAACATATTAAAGGTTCATCTGGTCGGTAAGGTGCTGGTACAGGGAACCGGAATTGGGACAGGAACCGTTACGGGAGAAATAAGAGTTGTAAGGTCGGTTGAAGAGGCCAATGAGAATTTTTCCGACGGAAATATATTGGTCGCCCACTATACAACTAATGAAATGCTTCCGATAATTAAAAGAGCATCGGCTTTGGTAATAGAAGAAGGCGGGCAGAATTCCCATGCAGCCACAGTGGGTATGGCATTGGAAATACCTGTTATAATTGGAGCGGATAATGCCACAAAAATACTTAAGAACGGATCGGTAGTGACTGTTGACTCCGACAGGGGAATTGTTTGCTATGGGTCTAATATAAATCAATAG
- the asnS gene encoding asparagine--tRNA ligase codes for MRTITIKSLYRQTKEFVDKEITVAGWVRTIRDSKAFGFIEVNDGTFFKNLQVVFEEQNISNFKEITKIPVGTAIIVQGTLVETPNAKQPFELKASKIEIEGMSTSDYPLQKKRHTFEYLRTIAHLRPRTNTFSAVFRVRSLAAYAIHKFFQERGFVYVHTPIITGSDAEGAGQMFRVTTLDMDNLPKNKDGSINYSEDFFGKSTNLTVSGQLEGETYCMAFRNIYTFGPTFRAENSNTARHAAEFWMVEPEIAFADLKDDMELAEDMLKYIINYCMENAPEEMEFFNNFIDKTLFDRLNNIVNSEFGHITYTEAIELLKKADEKFEYPVEWGLDLQTEHERYITEKIFKKPVFVTDYPKDIKAFYMRLNDDNKTVAAMDLLVPGVGELIGGSQREERLDYLEKRMEELSLKKEDYWWYLDLRKYGGTKHAGFGLGFERAIMYITGMTNIRDVIPFPRTVNNADF; via the coding sequence ATGAGAACAATAACCATTAAAAGCTTATATAGACAAACAAAGGAGTTTGTCGATAAAGAAATAACTGTTGCAGGCTGGGTAAGAACTATTAGGGATTCAAAAGCCTTCGGTTTTATTGAAGTTAATGACGGAACATTTTTCAAAAACCTTCAGGTTGTTTTTGAAGAGCAGAATATATCTAACTTTAAAGAAATAACAAAGATTCCTGTCGGAACAGCTATAATTGTGCAGGGAACATTGGTTGAAACGCCAAATGCAAAGCAGCCTTTTGAGCTTAAAGCAAGCAAAATTGAAATTGAAGGTATGTCTACATCGGATTATCCTTTGCAGAAAAAAAGACATACATTCGAGTATTTGAGAACTATAGCTCATTTAAGGCCAAGGACAAATACATTTTCTGCAGTATTTAGAGTTAGGTCTTTAGCAGCTTATGCCATACATAAGTTCTTTCAGGAAAGAGGATTTGTGTATGTTCATACTCCTATTATAACAGGAAGTGACGCAGAAGGTGCGGGACAAATGTTTAGGGTTACTACTCTTGATATGGATAACCTGCCGAAAAATAAAGACGGTTCAATAAATTATAGCGAGGATTTCTTCGGGAAGAGTACAAATCTTACAGTTAGCGGGCAGCTTGAAGGTGAGACCTATTGCATGGCTTTCAGGAATATCTATACCTTTGGTCCGACTTTCCGTGCAGAAAATTCAAATACTGCAAGACATGCAGCAGAGTTTTGGATGGTAGAGCCGGAAATAGCTTTTGCAGACCTTAAGGACGATATGGAACTTGCAGAGGATATGCTTAAATATATAATAAATTATTGTATGGAAAATGCACCGGAAGAGATGGAATTCTTTAATAATTTTATTGACAAGACTTTGTTCGATAGACTAAATAACATTGTAAATTCGGAATTTGGTCATATAACATATACTGAGGCCATTGAACTTCTTAAGAAGGCAGATGAAAAATTTGAATATCCCGTTGAATGGGGATTAGACCTGCAGACAGAACATGAAAGATATATTACCGAGAAGATTTTCAAAAAACCTGTGTTTGTTACAGACTATCCAAAGGATATCAAGGCTTTCTATATGAGATTGAATGACGATAACAAAACTGTTGCAGCTATGGACCTTTTGGTTCCTGGAGTAGGAGAATTAATCGGAGGAAGTCAGAGAGAGGAAAGACTTGACTATCTTGAAAAGAGAATGGAAGAACTGAGCCTTAAAAAAGAGGATTATTGGTGGTATCTGGATTTGAGAAAATATGGAGGAACAAAGCATGCAGGTTTTGGATTGGGCTTTGAAAGAGCTATAATGTATATTACAGGTATGACCAATATAAGGGATGTTATTCCTTTCCCAAGAACCGTTAATAATGCAGACTTTTAG
- a CDS encoding YtrH family sporulation protein, whose translation MSSFINNIIYNFFISFGVILGASLMAGLGAIINGHPPLKTMFTIAGSIKIWAIAVALGGTFSSFEIIEKGIFKGEIKSIIRQAVHVVIAVVGANVGYGFIRLIQKCGESIFG comes from the coding sequence TTGTCTTCATTTATAAACAATATAATTTATAATTTTTTTATCTCTTTCGGAGTAATTTTAGGTGCAAGTTTGATGGCTGGGCTTGGTGCGATTATAAACGGCCATCCTCCTTTGAAAACAATGTTTACCATAGCAGGTTCTATAAAGATATGGGCAATAGCTGTGGCTTTAGGTGGAACTTTCTCTTCTTTTGAAATAATTGAAAAAGGTATATTCAAAGGGGAAATCAAGTCTATAATCAGGCAGGCAGTACACGTTGTTATAGCTGTTGTGGGGGCAAATGTGGGATATGGTTTTATCAGGCTCATTCAAAAATGCGGGGAGTCAATTTTTGGATGA
- a CDS encoding peptidylprolyl isomerase, with amino-acid sequence MLKKVLILLMCLVIPLSFAGCKNNKGSGSSSDAEIDQFAPPAKGETIAIMKTSMGDIKIKFFPSVAPKAVENFITHAKNGYYDNVIFHRVINDFMIQGGDPTGTGMGGESIWNEPFEDEFSEKLRNYRGALSMANRGPNTNGSQFFIVQAPSDTITQDWIDQMKSNKFPDDVVAKYKEVGGTPWLDNKHTVFGQVYEGMDIVDKIAAVEVGANDKPVKDVRILGIEITTVP; translated from the coding sequence ATGCTGAAAAAAGTATTAATTCTATTGATGTGTCTGGTAATTCCGCTGTCTTTTGCAGGATGCAAAAACAATAAAGGATCAGGAAGCAGTTCTGATGCTGAAATCGATCAATTTGCCCCGCCAGCAAAAGGAGAGACTATTGCCATTATGAAGACATCTATGGGGGATATAAAAATTAAGTTTTTTCCCAGTGTGGCACCTAAGGCGGTGGAAAATTTCATTACGCATGCCAAAAACGGGTATTATGACAATGTAATTTTCCACAGGGTTATAAATGATTTTATGATACAAGGTGGGGACCCTACAGGAACTGGTATGGGAGGAGAAAGTATTTGGAACGAACCTTTTGAGGATGAATTCAGTGAAAAGCTTAGAAACTATAGAGGTGCTCTTTCAATGGCAAACAGAGGGCCTAATACAAACGGAAGCCAGTTCTTTATTGTTCAGGCACCTTCTGATACAATAACGCAGGATTGGATAGATCAAATGAAGAGCAATAAATTCCCCGATGATGTTGTTGCTAAGTATAAGGAGGTTGGAGGAACCCCTTGGCTTGATAATAAACATACGGTATTTGGACAGGTATATGAAGGAATGGATATAGTGGATAAAATAGCAGCGGTTGAAGTTGGTGCTAATGATAAACCGGTTAAAGACGTGAGGATATTGGGAATTGAAATTACAACAGTTCCTTAA
- a CDS encoding M48 family metallopeptidase, with protein MQNFIEIGNKKINYTIVKSSRKTIGISVSLKDGVKVSAPKKIGNKQISEIVNAKAAWILKKLSYFESIKAEIPELKFTEGEKFLVLGKEYRLKINKSSSVNSASVILSDNYLIVNLPENITGSLSDSVRKYITDWFKNYAKEIVSERINFYAKKMDVIPTGIIIKDLKSIWGSCTPKNTININWKIIMAPLDIVDYLVVHELTHIKIKNHSKQFWNMAESIYPNYKACSKWLKQNGHKLTF; from the coding sequence ATGCAGAACTTTATTGAAATAGGGAATAAAAAAATTAATTACACCATTGTAAAAAGCAGCAGAAAAACCATTGGTATATCAGTTTCTCTTAAAGACGGTGTTAAAGTATCTGCCCCTAAAAAAATCGGCAATAAACAAATATCCGAAATAGTTAATGCAAAAGCTGCCTGGATATTGAAAAAATTATCCTATTTTGAAAGTATCAAAGCAGAAATACCTGAATTGAAATTTACCGAAGGAGAAAAATTTTTGGTACTTGGCAAAGAATATCGCCTTAAAATAAATAAGTCATCGTCAGTGAATTCTGCGTCGGTTATACTTTCCGACAACTATTTAATTGTTAACCTTCCCGAAAACATTACCGGCAGCTTGTCGGATTCGGTCAGAAAATATATAACTGATTGGTTCAAAAATTACGCAAAGGAAATTGTTTCAGAAAGAATAAACTTTTACGCTAAAAAAATGGATGTAATACCGACAGGTATAATAATAAAGGACTTAAAATCAATTTGGGGAAGCTGCACGCCTAAAAACACCATCAATATTAACTGGAAAATAATAATGGCTCCTTTGGATATTGTGGATTACCTGGTCGTTCATGAACTTACCCACATAAAAATAAAAAATCATTCAAAACAGTTTTGGAATATGGCAGAGTCCATATATCCAAACTATAAAGCCTGTTCCAAATGGCTGAAACAAAACGGTCACAAACTTACTTTCTAA
- a CDS encoding LTA synthase family protein codes for MIISTIAVIAIIVSLIFFVFDRKRLVALFIINLLLTILLIADTNFFRYYYNLITIPVFFQLNPRMINSVDQSIVSLFQLKDLIYIIDFPIMLFAFLKLNKRGVESIRFSKRFSKSISILAVSSIIIVCISSSSNLTSFAYSNNYSAKSLGVLFSHFYNTKLFIKENLLQDKVLKEEEKKLVEEHLQNKNKEDSAANFSQYKGIAEGKNLIIVQMEAMQQFVIGKTINGKEITPNLNRLIKESFYFDNIYYQVSGGNTSDAEFLANNSLYPLSEGSVYHRYSENTYHSLASILKDKGYTTYALHAFDKTFWNREEMYKALKFDTFFNSEDYIMDDFAGWSGNALSDKSFFRQSLNMIDTSKPFYSFFVTLSNHHPFNYFESFDFDVGEFEGEYIGNFIKGANYADSCIGEFIKDLKSRGLYDNSLLVFYGDHSAVPKIESEGLMKFLGIEYNDCDWAKLQRVPLIIHLPGQQKGEVISTTGGQIDIMPTIANLMGFDVPYALGKDLINTQKSYAVLRNGSIITDKYIYFNDTRELYDYKTGEPLDISLYENEMQSLINELNISDIIISNDLLSDKTP; via the coding sequence ATGATAATTTCTACCATTGCCGTAATAGCAATTATTGTATCCCTTATTTTCTTCGTTTTTGACAGGAAAAGGCTTGTTGCACTTTTCATAATTAATTTATTGTTGACAATTTTATTAATCGCAGATACAAACTTTTTCAGATATTATTACAACCTGATAACAATACCTGTATTTTTTCAACTGAACCCCAGAATGATTAATTCAGTGGATCAGAGTATTGTTAGCCTTTTCCAGCTTAAAGACCTGATATATATTATTGACTTCCCTATAATGCTTTTCGCATTCTTAAAGTTAAACAAAAGAGGAGTGGAAAGCATACGTTTTTCCAAAAGATTTTCAAAATCTATCAGTATCCTTGCTGTATCTTCAATCATAATAGTTTGTATTTCTTCATCTTCAAATTTAACTTCCTTTGCTTATAGCAACAACTATTCAGCAAAAAGCCTCGGTGTTTTATTTTCGCATTTCTATAACACCAAGCTTTTTATAAAAGAAAACTTACTGCAGGATAAAGTTTTGAAAGAAGAAGAAAAAAAATTGGTTGAAGAACATCTTCAAAACAAAAATAAGGAAGATTCTGCCGCAAATTTTAGCCAATATAAAGGCATAGCTGAAGGTAAAAATCTTATTATTGTTCAAATGGAAGCCATGCAGCAATTTGTTATCGGAAAAACCATTAACGGTAAGGAAATAACTCCAAATCTCAATAGGCTTATAAAAGAAAGTTTTTATTTTGACAATATTTATTACCAAGTTTCGGGCGGGAATACATCCGATGCAGAATTTTTGGCAAACAACTCTCTGTACCCGTTAAGCGAAGGTTCGGTATATCATAGATATTCGGAAAATACATATCATTCTTTGGCTTCCATATTAAAAGACAAGGGTTACACTACTTATGCACTCCATGCTTTCGATAAAACCTTCTGGAACAGAGAAGAAATGTATAAGGCATTAAAGTTTGATACATTCTTTAACTCTGAAGATTATATAATGGACGATTTTGCGGGATGGAGCGGAAATGCCTTAAGTGACAAATCCTTTTTCCGCCAGTCATTAAATATGATAGACACTTCAAAGCCTTTTTACAGCTTTTTTGTAACATTGTCCAACCATCATCCTTTTAATTATTTTGAAAGTTTCGACTTTGATGTGGGCGAATTTGAAGGAGAATATATCGGTAACTTCATAAAAGGAGCCAACTATGCCGACAGTTGTATTGGAGAATTTATCAAAGATTTGAAATCCAGAGGCTTATATGACAACAGTTTGCTTGTTTTTTACGGTGACCATTCAGCTGTTCCGAAAATTGAAAGTGAAGGCCTTATGAAGTTCTTAGGTATTGAATATAATGACTGTGATTGGGCCAAACTCCAGCGTGTCCCACTTATTATACACTTACCCGGACAGCAAAAGGGAGAAGTAATCTCCACTACCGGAGGTCAAATTGATATAATGCCTACAATAGCCAACTTAATGGGATTCGATGTTCCATATGCCTTAGGAAAAGACCTTATAAATACTCAAAAAAGTTATGCAGTTTTAAGAAATGGCTCGATTATTACCGATAAGTACATATATTTCAACGATACAAGGGAATTATACGATTATAAAACTGGTGAACCGTTAGATATCAGTCTTTATGAAAACGAAATGCAAAGCTTAATCAATGAATTAAATATATCGGATATAATCATCTCAAATGATTTGCTTTCTGACAAAACACCTTGA
- a CDS encoding PspC domain-containing protein, translating to MTRKIKRSKYDKVIAGVCGGIGEFFEIDPTIIRLVFVFATFFGGIGPLLYFILLFILPENSDYKPSNFFDEDTDDYSDYKMGDFDSDKDFTHVMGDDMKFGSSNAKKSSTFLGISFILLGGMLLLKQFIPRINFIEILPVLLVLLGLIIVFKNGRK from the coding sequence ATGACAAGAAAAATAAAGCGTTCCAAATACGACAAAGTTATAGCTGGAGTATGTGGAGGAATAGGAGAGTTTTTCGAAATAGACCCGACCATAATAAGGCTTGTTTTTGTGTTTGCAACTTTTTTCGGGGGAATAGGTCCTCTTTTATATTTTATTTTGTTATTTATTTTGCCTGAAAATAGTGATTATAAGCCCAGTAACTTTTTTGACGAGGATACTGATGATTATTCCGACTATAAAATGGGAGATTTCGACAGTGACAAGGATTTTACCCATGTTATGGGAGACGATATGAAATTTGGTAGCTCAAATGCCAAAAAGAGCAGTACTTTTTTGGGGATAAGTTTCATATTGCTTGGGGGTATGCTATTGCTCAAGCAGTTTATACCGAGAATCAATTTTATAGAGATATTACCAGTATTGCTTGTGCTGCTTGGTTTGATTATTGTTTTTAAAAATGGGAGGAAATGA
- a CDS encoding rubredoxin-like domain-containing protein codes for MKSLWKCSVCGFVHEGDDAPDKCPKCDASKDKFVQLSGEDAEKIYKSDRTNDIHMEIVELSGRIARLCEEGIKLDLDPACVELFKRAKNEIWVIKQRSKAEMETHMKKGKW; via the coding sequence ATGAAGAGTTTATGGAAATGCAGTGTTTGCGGATTTGTGCATGAGGGAGATGATGCACCGGATAAATGTCCAAAATGTGATGCATCAAAGGATAAATTTGTCCAATTGAGCGGTGAAGATGCAGAGAAAATTTACAAGTCGGACAGAACCAATGATATCCATATGGAAATTGTTGAACTTTCAGGCAGAATTGCACGTTTGTGTGAAGAAGGAATAAAACTTGACCTTGACCCTGCATGTGTAGAATTGTTTAAAAGGGCAAAAAATGAAATATGGGTTATAAAACAGAGATCAAAGGCAGAAATGGAAACTCATATGAAGAAGGGCAAGTGGTAA